One Sphingomonas endolithica genomic window, GCGCGCAGCAATTGCTCGCCCAGCATCGCGGCCTGTGGAACCTGCTCGATGCACGGGCCAGCGCGCGCGGCAGGCTCTAGTCCTGCTTGCGCCGGGGCGGCATAAGCCTCTATCCCGGCGCCATGAAACGTTTTGAAGGTACGCAGAGCTACGTCGCCACCGACGACCTGAAGGTCGCGGTCAATGCCGCGGTCACCTTGCGCCGGCCACTGCTGGTCAAGGGCGAACCCGGCACCGGCAAGACCGTGCTGGCCTATGAGATCGCCAAGGCAGTGGGTGCCGAGCTGATCGAGTGGAACGTGAAGAGCACGACGAAAGCCCAGCAGGGCCTGTACGAATATGATGCGGTGGCGCGGCTGCGCGACGGCCAATTGGGCGACGAGCGCGTTCACGACATCGGCAATTATATCCGTCGCGGCAAATTGTGGGAGGCGTTCACGGCCGCCAAGCCGCCCGTCCTGCTGATCGACGAGATCGACAAGGCGGACATCGAGTTCCCCAACGATTTGTTGCAGGAGCTCGATCGCATGGAATTCCACGTCTACGAGACGAAGGAGACGGTTCGCGCGGTCGAACGCCCGATCGTCGTCATCACCAGCAACAACGAAAAGGAACTCCCCGACGCCTTCCTGCGCCGGTGCTTTTTCCACTACATCAAATTCCCCGACCGCCCAACGATGCAGGCGATCGTCGACGTCCACTTCCCCGGCATCCAGAAGATGCTCGTCAGCAAGGCGATGGACATCTTCTACGACGTGCGTGATGTGCCGGGGCTGAAGAAGAAACCGAGCACCAGCGAGTTGCTGGATTGGCTGAAACTGCTGTTGCACGAGGACATGCCGCTGGAGGTGCTGCAGGATCGTGACCCGACCAAGGCAATCCCGCCGCTGCACGGCGCGCTGCTGAAGAACGAACAGGATGTGATGCTGTTCGAACGCCTCGCCTTCATGGCCAAGCGGCAGCAGAACAAGGGCTGAGCGGCTTGCCCTGGCTGGCTTAGAGCGAGGGGCAAACACGACCACCCGTAACGTGGTAACGCAACATTAAACCACATCTGGCTACGCAAGTTTCGGGGGGCACCCGTAACACGGAGCCCAGATGCGGAATTTGTGTTTATACATCGCAGCGATTGGTGCGGTCACGGTAGCGATGCCGGCTCGCGCCGCGTCGCTGCTCGATTATGTCGGTCAGTGTGTGCCGTTTGCGCGTGCGGCGTCCGGCATCCAGATCTATGGCGACGCGTGGACCTGGTGGGATCAGGCCGACGGCAAATACGAGCGCGGAACGGTGCCACGCGTCGGCGCGGTGATCGCCTTTGCGAGATCGTCGAAGCTGCGGCTCGGCCATGTCGCGGTGGTCAGCCGTGTCGTCACGCGCCGCGTGCTGATGATCACCCACGCCAATTGGTCGCGCCAGAATGGCGAGCGCGGCCATACCGAACAGGACGTGACGTTGACCGACGTGTCACCCCGCAACGACTGGAGCGAGGTCAAGGTGTGGTACCGCGATCGTGACGGTCTCGGCAGCAGCATCTATACGGTCAACGGCTTCATCTACGGCATTCCCGATCGCGATGCGCCCGGCCGGATCACCCGCGCCCGCGCCGCACCGGAGCTGACCGGCCGCAATCCCGACTATGTCGGTGCGCTGATCGACGCCTACTGACGCTCGACACCGGCGCACGGCTCGCCCAAGGTGGCGCCATGTTCCTCAACTTCCTCGACGAGCTCCGCGCGGCAGGCATTCCCGCCAGCCTGAAGGAACATCTGCTGCTGCTGGAGGCGCTCGACGCCGAGGTGATCGATCGTACGCCGGAGGATTTCTACTATCTGTCGCGCGCGGTGTACGTGAAGGACGAGGGATTGCTCGACAAGTTCGATCAGGTCTTCGCCAAGGCTTTCAGGGGCATCGCCCCCACCTTCGGCACGCAGGATGCGGCGATACCGGAGGAGTGGCTGAAGGCGATCGCGGCCAAGTATCTGAGCCCTGAGGAGATGCAAAAGATCGAGTCGCTGGGATCCTGGGACGAGATCATGGAGACGCTGAAGAAGCGGATTGAGGAGCAGAAGGAACGTCACCAGGGCGGCAACAAATGGGTCGGTACCGGCGGCACCAGCCCGTACGGCAATAGCGGCTATAATCCCGAAGGCGTGCGCATCGGCGGTGAATCGACGCACAAGCGCGCGCTGAAGGTATGGGACCAGCGCGACTTCAAGAATCTCGACAGCACCAAGGAACTCGGCACCCGCAACATCAAGGTCGCGCTGCGGCGGCTGCGCAAGTTCGCGCGTGAGGGGGCGGCGGACGAGCTGGACATCGACGCGACCATCGCCGGCACCGCGCGGCAGGGCTGGCTCGACGTCGTGATGCGCGCGGAACGGCGCAACGCGGTCAAATTGCTGCTGTTCCTCGATGTCGGCGGCTCGATGGATCCGTGGGTCAAACTGTGCGAGGAACTGTTCTCCGCCGCGACCAGCGAGTTCAAGAACCTCGAATTCTTCTACTTTCACAATTGCCCGTACGAAGGCGTGTGGAAGGACAACAGGCGCCGCTTCACCGAGCGTACGCCGATGTGGGACGTGCTGCACAAGTTCGGCCACGATTATAAATTGGTGATCGTGGGCGATGCATCGATGAGCCCTTACGAGATCACGCATCCCGGCGGCTCGGTCGAGCATTTCAACGAGGAATCGGGTGCGGTGTGGTTGCACCGCATGACCACGATCTACCCGGCCGCGGTATGGCTGAACCCGGTACCCGAGGAGCAATGGGGCTATTCCCAGAGCGTGCGCATCATCCGCGAGCTGATGACGGATCGCATGTATCCGTTGACGCTGGCCGGGTTGGATGAGGCGATGCGGGAGCTGACACGCAAGCGGTAGGGCGCTGTTGCCTGGCCTTCGCCTGGGAACTGGATTGGTTCGCGGCGCAGGATATTACGTCCGCTGCAAACCGGAAGGCGGTTTCCTGCGTTGAGGGTGCGTACTGCTCTAACGCGAGACCGACCATGAAGACCGTGACGCTCCCCGATGGAGAGAAGATCCCAGCACTCGGGCAAGGCACCTGGATGATGGGCGAGCGCGCCGCCAAGCGGACGGGCGAGATCGCCGCACTGCGCGCTGGCGTCGAATTGGGCATGACGCTGATCGATACCGCCGAAATGTATGGCGACGGCGCGGCCGAGACCCTGATCGGCGAGGCGCTGGGGGCGGTTCGCGAGCAGATATTCCTGATCAGCAAGGCCTATCCGCAAAACGCATCGCGCGCACGACTGGTGCGCGCGTGCGAGGGGACCCTCGAGCGGCTCGGCACCGACCGGCTCGATTTGTATCTGCTGCACTGGCGCGGATCGGTGCCGCTCGGCGAAACCGTCCAGGCGATGGAAGCGCTGAAGGCGGCGGGCAAGATCCGTCACTGGGGCGTCAGCAATTTCGACACGGGCGACATGAAGGAGTTGATCGCCGCCGGCGGCACCGGCTGCGCGACCAACCAGATCCTCTACAATCTCGGCCGGCGCGGGCCGGAACTCGATCTGCTGGCGTGGCTCGATGATCACGCCATGCCGGCCATGGCCTATAGTCCGGTCGAACAAGGCAGGCTCGTCACCGATCCCACCCTGACCGAGATCGCCAAGACGATCGGCGCCACCCCGGCGCAAGTCGCCTTGGCCTGGGTGCTGCACCGCGCGGGGATGATCGCCATCCCCAAGGCGGGCACGCTCGCGCATGTACAGGAGAACCGGGCGGCGGGGGACCTTGTCCTGTCGAGCGACGATCTATCGACGCTCGATGCCGCATTCGCCCGGCCGCAGGTGCGCCGCCCGCTCGAGATGCTTTGACCCCGCGCATGGCGACGTTCTTTACCGCGGACACGCATTTCGGCGATCATCGCACGCTCAACATCCATCGTCGGCCGTTCGCCAGCGTGGCCGAGATGGATGCGGCGATCATCGCCGGCTGGAACGCGGTAGTGGGTGCCACCGACATCGTCTGGCATCTGGGCGACGTCGCCCGCCGGTCGGCCGATGTGCAGGGCCTGCTGGCGCAATTGAACGGCACCAAGCATCTCGTCCGAGGCAATAACGACGCGCCGGCCACTGGCGAGGCGGGCGGCTGGGCAAGCGTGCACGATTATGTCGAGCTGACTCAGGACGGCATGCTGCTGGTGCTGTGCCACTATCCGTTCAGGAGCTGGAACGGCCAGCATCGCCGCTCGATCAACCTTCATGGCCACAGCCATGGTAAGCTCAAGCCGATGCCACGGCAGTTCGATGTCGGCGTCGACCCGCGAAGCTACCGCCCGACGGCGCTCGACGCCCTGCTCGGGCGAGCGGGGGGAGGCGACGTGGAAGCAGATACCCTGCCCCCGGCCTCGGCGTCATGACAGCCGACATCCATCCCGTGACGCCGGACGGCCGCTACTTCGTCGTCCGCGGGCGGCTCTGGCGGCGGTCGAACCCGGCGCTGTCGGAAGAGCATCGGGCCGCGCTGGTCGGCGAGCTCATGCACGCGCGGCGCGCCGTCGGTGTGGCATTGCGCCAGGAGGATCAGCCAGCTGTGGCCGAGGCGCGCGCGGCGGTCGATCGCGCGAAGGTGGCGCTCGGCGAACGCGGGCCGGTATGGTGGCACGACGGCGCGCCGGACCTCAATCGGCGCATGGTTGCCAACACGCTCTACGCGGCATGGTTCGAACAGCGCGCGAGCATCTCCAAGGCTTCTCCAGCGATCGACGATGAATCCGGGTGATGACCATGACGTGGTCGATGAAAACCGATACCGCCCTTTGATGCGCCGTCTCACTTTCCCTGCCTACGATGTGCCGGCGTTCAAGCAGATGTTCCGCGTTGCCGCGGCGTGCGCGATCGCCTTTGCGGCGTACAAGATGCTGGGCCTGACGCAGGGTTATTGGGCGGTCTTCACCGTGCTGATCGTCATGCAGGGTTCGCTCGGCGGCACGCTTGGGGCGGCATTCGACCGCATGTTGGGAACGCTGGTCGGTGCGGGGCTCGGCGCGGTCGGAGCGCTGCTACACGGTGACGGCGCAGTCGGAACGGGCGCTGCGCTCGTGCTAGTAACCGGTCTCGGCACCTATCTCGCCACCTTGCGCCCACAGCTGAAGATCGCGCCGGTCACGGCCTCGATCATGATGTTGACGATGCCGCGAGGAACGCCGATCGCCGATTTTGTCGTGGATCGCATCGTCGAGATCACGCTCGGCGGCGGCATCGGCGTTGCCGCGATGGCGTTGATCCTGCCCGCATCGTCGCAGGCCATGGTGACGCGGCGCGCGGCAGAGGCACTAGATCGCATGCACGGAATGATCCGGCAGATGGCAGACGCGGTCGCCAGCGGCGAAGCGGTGTCCTTTGCCGAGCCGCTGGTGGCGCTGCGCCCCGCGCTCGCCTCGATCGAACAAGCTTTGAAGGATGCTGATCGCGAACATGCCACCTGGCTCTCTCGCCACGCCATCCCGCCGGCCATCCCGCGCACCTTGTGGCGCTTGCGATCGGATCTCGTGCTGGTCGCGCGCGCATTGGACCCCCCATTCCCCGATGCCGTGCGTGCGATGCTCGGTACCGCTGGTGCCGACCTACTGCGCCTGATCGGCGATGATGTCGTGGCGTGCGCCGCTGCGCTGCGTGCAGGGAAGCCGGT contains:
- a CDS encoding AAA family ATPase, translating into MKRFEGTQSYVATDDLKVAVNAAVTLRRPLLVKGEPGTGKTVLAYEIAKAVGAELIEWNVKSTTKAQQGLYEYDAVARLRDGQLGDERVHDIGNYIRRGKLWEAFTAAKPPVLLIDEIDKADIEFPNDLLQELDRMEFHVYETKETVRAVERPIVVITSNNEKELPDAFLRRCFFHYIKFPDRPTMQAIVDVHFPGIQKMLVSKAMDIFYDVRDVPGLKKKPSTSELLDWLKLLLHEDMPLEVLQDRDPTKAIPPLHGALLKNEQDVMLFERLAFMAKRQQNKG
- a CDS encoding CHAP domain-containing protein, producing the protein MPARAASLLDYVGQCVPFARAASGIQIYGDAWTWWDQADGKYERGTVPRVGAVIAFARSSKLRLGHVAVVSRVVTRRVLMITHANWSRQNGERGHTEQDVTLTDVSPRNDWSEVKVWYRDRDGLGSSIYTVNGFIYGIPDRDAPGRITRARAAPELTGRNPDYVGALIDAY
- a CDS encoding FUSC family protein, with protein sequence MRRLTFPAYDVPAFKQMFRVAAACAIAFAAYKMLGLTQGYWAVFTVLIVMQGSLGGTLGAAFDRMLGTLVGAGLGAVGALLHGDGAVGTGAALVLVTGLGTYLATLRPQLKIAPVTASIMMLTMPRGTPIADFVVDRIVEITLGGGIGVAAMALILPASSQAMVTRRAAEALDRMHGMIRQMADAVASGEAVSFAEPLVALRPALASIEQALKDADREHATWLSRHAIPPAIPRTLWRLRSDLVLVARALDPPFPDAVRAMLGTAGADLLRLIGDDVVACAAALRAGKPVVRTSIIPARTTFGGAFAAFRTSAEGNALTLDVAGHVFGLSFALDELVSDLSDVADRIDEMNGATHDPRSR
- a CDS encoding vWA domain-containing protein → MFLNFLDELRAAGIPASLKEHLLLLEALDAEVIDRTPEDFYYLSRAVYVKDEGLLDKFDQVFAKAFRGIAPTFGTQDAAIPEEWLKAIAAKYLSPEEMQKIESLGSWDEIMETLKKRIEEQKERHQGGNKWVGTGGTSPYGNSGYNPEGVRIGGESTHKRALKVWDQRDFKNLDSTKELGTRNIKVALRRLRKFAREGAADELDIDATIAGTARQGWLDVVMRAERRNAVKLLLFLDVGGSMDPWVKLCEELFSAATSEFKNLEFFYFHNCPYEGVWKDNRRRFTERTPMWDVLHKFGHDYKLVIVGDASMSPYEITHPGGSVEHFNEESGAVWLHRMTTIYPAAVWLNPVPEEQWGYSQSVRIIRELMTDRMYPLTLAGLDEAMRELTRKR
- a CDS encoding aldo/keto reductase — protein: MKTVTLPDGEKIPALGQGTWMMGERAAKRTGEIAALRAGVELGMTLIDTAEMYGDGAAETLIGEALGAVREQIFLISKAYPQNASRARLVRACEGTLERLGTDRLDLYLLHWRGSVPLGETVQAMEALKAAGKIRHWGVSNFDTGDMKELIAAGGTGCATNQILYNLGRRGPELDLLAWLDDHAMPAMAYSPVEQGRLVTDPTLTEIAKTIGATPAQVALAWVLHRAGMIAIPKAGTLAHVQENRAAGDLVLSSDDLSTLDAAFARPQVRRPLEML
- a CDS encoding metallophosphoesterase, which gives rise to MATFFTADTHFGDHRTLNIHRRPFASVAEMDAAIIAGWNAVVGATDIVWHLGDVARRSADVQGLLAQLNGTKHLVRGNNDAPATGEAGGWASVHDYVELTQDGMLLVLCHYPFRSWNGQHRRSINLHGHSHGKLKPMPRQFDVGVDPRSYRPTALDALLGRAGGGDVEADTLPPASAS